A single window of Metallosphaera hakonensis JCM 8857 = DSM 7519 DNA harbors:
- a CDS encoding replication factor C large subunit — translation MTVPWVVKYRPRTLDEVENQEDVKDELRGWIESWLKGKPTTNAVLLYGPPGTGKTTLALALANSYGLELIEMNASDSRNLSSIRGVAERASITGSLFGEKGKLIFLDEVDGIQPKQDYGAISAMLEVLKNTKFPVIMAANDPWNPNLRDLRNAVKMIEVKRLGKIALRRLLKRICTNEKVKCEDKAIDALIEASDGDARYSINFLQSIAEGYGEVTEKLVSELVKRKERELDPFETIRNVFWARFGWQAKQAVSNSQVEYDLLMRWISENIPVQYDSIYDVWRAYDALARASIFLTRAKLSSWDMLSYTFDLMGPGVAMAEIGKKSQTWKAKWKKYQFPTLVQQLYRSKKTREIRDEIIGKIGRKLHSSSSKVYNDVFPLFVVIASADKESIQKSLGLTQEEIDFMESIQGSQVSEETRERSAGTSRSSSTRSSTRSSRTRKS, via the coding sequence ATGACTGTTCCGTGGGTGGTCAAATACAGGCCAAGAACTCTCGACGAAGTAGAAAACCAAGAGGATGTAAAGGATGAACTAAGGGGATGGATAGAATCTTGGCTCAAGGGCAAGCCTACAACCAATGCAGTACTACTTTATGGACCGCCCGGAACCGGGAAAACTACACTCGCCCTGGCCCTCGCGAACAGCTACGGCCTAGAGCTAATTGAGATGAATGCGAGCGATTCAAGGAACCTAAGCTCCATAAGAGGAGTAGCTGAGAGGGCTTCAATAACTGGTTCCCTATTTGGGGAAAAGGGGAAGTTGATATTTCTTGATGAAGTCGACGGAATCCAGCCTAAACAAGATTATGGAGCTATTTCTGCAATGCTGGAGGTACTCAAAAATACTAAGTTTCCAGTGATTATGGCTGCTAACGATCCGTGGAATCCCAATTTAAGGGATCTTAGGAATGCAGTGAAGATGATAGAAGTGAAGCGATTGGGTAAAATTGCCCTAAGAAGACTATTGAAGAGAATATGTACCAACGAGAAAGTTAAATGCGAAGATAAAGCTATAGATGCTCTAATTGAGGCCTCAGATGGAGATGCGAGATATTCAATAAACTTCCTGCAGTCCATCGCCGAGGGCTATGGAGAAGTTACCGAGAAACTAGTGTCAGAGTTAGTGAAAAGAAAAGAAAGGGAACTAGATCCCTTTGAAACTATCAGGAACGTGTTCTGGGCCAGATTTGGCTGGCAAGCTAAACAGGCAGTCTCTAATTCACAGGTAGAGTATGACTTGCTAATGAGATGGATCTCAGAAAACATCCCTGTACAATACGATTCAATATATGATGTTTGGAGAGCCTACGATGCCCTGGCAAGGGCTTCGATATTCCTAACCAGGGCTAAATTATCTAGCTGGGACATGTTAAGTTATACCTTTGATTTGATGGGACCAGGCGTCGCCATGGCGGAAATTGGGAAGAAAAGCCAAACCTGGAAGGCCAAGTGGAAGAAGTACCAGTTCCCCACACTAGTGCAACAGCTTTACAGGTCTAAAAAGACGAGGGAGATTAGGGACGAGATAATAGGTAAAATAGGGCGAAAGTTACACTCCTCATCGAGCAAAGTCTATAATGATGTCTTTCCTCTTTTTGTAGTTATTGCATCTGCAGATAAAGAGAGCATTCAAAAGTCATTGGGACTTACCCAAGAAGAAATAGATTTCATGGAATCTATTCAGGGCTCTCAGGTATCCGAAGAAACCAGAGAACGAAGTGCTGGGACCAGCAGATCAAGCTCTACAAGGTCATCCACTAGGTCGTCTAGAACTAGGAAATCTTGA
- the moaC gene encoding cyclic pyranopterin monophosphate synthase MoaC, producing the protein MVDISAKDIVLREATAEGFIKLKPTTVMLIKEGKIEKGDVISVSKTAGILAAKRTPDLLPLCHPIPLERVEVEVVLENDGIRVKSKVTAHYKTGVEMEALTSVSVALLTIWDMVKKYEKDEKGQYPETEITNIRVIEKVKIS; encoded by the coding sequence ATGGTGGATATTTCCGCCAAGGATATCGTATTAAGAGAGGCTACAGCTGAAGGTTTCATAAAACTAAAACCGACTACAGTTATGCTTATCAAAGAAGGAAAAATTGAAAAAGGCGATGTTATATCGGTCTCAAAAACTGCTGGGATTTTAGCAGCAAAGAGGACGCCTGATTTGCTCCCCCTATGCCATCCGATACCTTTGGAGAGAGTTGAGGTCGAAGTTGTTTTAGAGAATGATGGAATAAGGGTCAAAAGTAAGGTTACGGCTCACTACAAGACTGGAGTAGAGATGGAGGCATTAACCTCTGTTAGTGTGGCTCTACTCACTATCTGGGATATGGTCAAAAAATACGAAAAGGATGAAAAAGGGCAATATCCAGAGACCGAAATAACCAACATTAGAGTAATCGAGAAAGTCAAGATTTCCTAG
- a CDS encoding ORC1-type DNA replication protein yields the protein MKVTTKLEDIIESGLSESSIFKRREALQPEHIPSRLPHREDKIRELTLIFRDLTTSIDNTSIRVVISGHMGTGKTVTTKSFGKAFKDKLSERGLRLEYVHVNCHRQRTLYPLVMEIASSLKLPIPTRGLSVQEAFKIIHDYLVKRNVHLILALDEFDYLIKTASQEDIYFLVRLYDELSSSKRHISYIFIMRDEQDLSILDRSIKDHIIRNIIRFEPYGSGELKDILTDRVNEAFQPNVVQEETISYISEIYGRDKGGSGNARSAIETLEMAGKIAEIKNSPSVLIEHAKEANSRINVEAGEVLDEIPILELHPLIILKAIINLHNRLKVDSVPMGKLEKEYADLCAELGEEPRGHTQLYEHVRRMKLMGILETQQSGKGMRGRTTLISLAVPITGDLEELINRTMRSKIDNREEPL from the coding sequence GTGAAAGTTACGACTAAACTTGAAGACATTATAGAGAGTGGGTTATCGGAGAGCTCAATTTTCAAAAGGAGGGAAGCACTACAACCTGAACATATTCCAAGTAGGTTGCCACATAGAGAAGACAAAATAAGGGAACTCACGCTTATCTTCAGGGACCTTACCACATCTATTGATAACACGTCAATAAGGGTTGTGATATCTGGACACATGGGAACCGGAAAAACGGTGACCACTAAGAGCTTCGGAAAAGCGTTCAAGGATAAGCTCAGCGAAAGAGGACTAAGATTGGAATACGTGCATGTAAACTGCCATAGGCAAAGAACTCTCTATCCGCTTGTAATGGAGATTGCATCATCTCTGAAATTGCCCATACCGACAAGGGGATTATCTGTGCAGGAAGCTTTCAAAATTATACATGATTATCTGGTGAAGAGGAACGTACACCTTATTCTAGCCTTAGACGAGTTCGATTACTTAATCAAAACAGCTTCCCAAGAGGACATCTACTTCCTTGTAAGATTATATGATGAATTGTCTTCTTCAAAGCGTCATATTAGCTATATCTTTATAATGAGAGATGAGCAAGACTTATCCATTCTAGACAGAAGTATAAAAGACCATATAATACGAAACATCATAAGATTTGAACCGTATGGGTCTGGAGAACTTAAGGATATATTGACCGATAGAGTAAACGAGGCATTTCAACCCAATGTAGTCCAGGAGGAAACAATAAGCTATATTTCAGAAATTTATGGACGAGACAAGGGCGGAAGCGGTAACGCTAGGTCCGCTATAGAGACCCTAGAGATGGCTGGTAAGATAGCAGAAATAAAGAACTCACCCTCAGTTCTTATTGAACATGCAAAGGAAGCCAATTCCAGGATAAATGTTGAAGCGGGAGAGGTACTTGATGAGATACCTATCCTTGAACTTCATCCTTTGATTATACTTAAGGCCATAATAAATCTCCATAATAGGCTAAAAGTGGATTCTGTGCCCATGGGGAAACTGGAGAAGGAATACGCTGACCTGTGTGCCGAGCTTGGTGAAGAGCCCAGAGGACATACTCAGTTATACGAACACGTTAGAAGGATGAAACTTATGGGGATACTTGAGACCCAGCAAAGTGGCAAGGGAATGAGAGGGAGAACCACATTGATATCACTGGCGGTCCCCATAACGGGGGATCTTGAAGAGCTAATAAATAGGACGATGCGGAGTAAAATTGATAACAGAGAGGAGCCTCTATAG
- a CDS encoding THUMP domain-containing protein, with amino-acid sequence MRLVVTTAPNKGNKCRLELLNRLIPDDPEARVEERVRNVLLVFSDLPSLVCYGRVISAPPACARKVYPVFLSVNTDYKELIIASTQLLHNKEGSIYIECIVRSGTFDCRAIQMAIGGMIRDRFKIDSKNFDLKLSINVIGNVSTLSLLKPGQEKVSVHSLS; translated from the coding sequence TTGAGATTAGTTGTAACTACGGCTCCAAACAAGGGAAATAAATGTAGATTGGAGCTACTAAATAGACTCATACCAGATGATCCAGAAGCTAGAGTCGAAGAGCGTGTAAGGAACGTTCTACTTGTATTCTCGGATCTTCCTAGTTTGGTTTGCTATGGTAGAGTAATATCGGCTCCTCCGGCGTGCGCAAGAAAAGTTTATCCAGTCTTTTTAAGCGTAAATACGGATTATAAGGAATTAATTATCGCATCTACACAACTACTCCATAACAAAGAAGGCTCTATTTACATTGAATGTATTGTCAGATCTGGAACCTTTGATTGTAGAGCCATACAAATGGCTATTGGAGGTATGATAAGAGACCGCTTCAAGATAGATTCTAAAAATTTTGATTTAAAACTTTCAATAAATGTTATAGGAAACGTTTCTACGCTCTCCCTATTGAAGCCGGGTCAAGAGAAAGTTTCAGTCCACTCCCTCTCTTAA
- the mcm gene encoding minichromosome maintenance protein MCM, which yields METPQLDLAGKLEEFFRTTRNSEGNLKYIQQINEIIAFRRRSIIVDFNDIYQYDEKMAIEIINNPLSIMPILEDKILKIIEEQDPQFVAEVQRVHLRLINVPRLVELRKIRSNDINKVVVVEGILTKQTPIKERAYRIVLKHTHPECNAEFRWPEDEEMDETIKMPSVCPVCGKPGQFDIIPQKAELTDWQRVIIQERPEEVPPGQIPRQLEAVFEDDLVDSARPGDRVRFTGVLMIKQDSFLRKGSRSIFDIYLKVINVEISQKVLDEVEITDDDKKKIEGLAKDPWIREAIISSIAPSIFDHWEIKEAIALALFGGVSRTMEDGTRTRGDIHVLIVGDPGTAKSQILQFAARVSPRSVYTTGKGATAAGLTAAVVREKNTGDYYLEAGALVLADGGIAVIDEIDKMRDEDRVAIHEAMEQQTVSIAKAGILAKLNARATIIAAGNPKFGRYIQERAVAENIDLPPTILSRFDLIFILIDKPGSEDQNLASHILDMHGGKQVRNFIPVEDLKKYIAFARKYVNPRLNDEAKQLLADFYVEMRKKSSENPSTPILITPRQLEALIRITEAYARMALREEANRDDAERAINIMRIFLERVGIDVESGTLDIDTIMTGKPKSAREKMVKIIEVIDQLSKDSGCAKLKDVIKESEREGIERSSTEKIISEMKKSGLIYETVPECFKKVS from the coding sequence ATGGAGACTCCACAACTTGATTTAGCAGGGAAGCTCGAGGAATTCTTTAGGACAACGAGAAACAGTGAAGGTAACCTGAAATATATTCAGCAGATTAACGAGATCATAGCATTTAGGAGAAGAAGTATTATCGTCGATTTCAATGATATCTATCAGTATGATGAGAAAATGGCTATTGAAATAATAAATAATCCATTATCTATAATGCCTATTCTAGAAGATAAGATTCTAAAAATCATTGAGGAGCAGGATCCCCAATTTGTGGCGGAGGTTCAAAGGGTACACCTTCGTCTAATAAACGTACCTAGACTTGTAGAGTTACGCAAAATCAGGAGTAATGATATAAACAAGGTAGTAGTGGTTGAGGGAATACTCACTAAACAAACACCAATTAAAGAGAGGGCCTATCGAATAGTGCTAAAACACACTCACCCCGAATGTAATGCAGAATTCAGATGGCCGGAAGACGAGGAGATGGACGAAACAATTAAGATGCCTTCAGTATGTCCCGTTTGCGGGAAACCAGGTCAATTTGATATTATTCCACAAAAGGCGGAACTTACGGATTGGCAGAGGGTGATTATCCAAGAGAGGCCAGAGGAAGTACCCCCAGGTCAGATCCCTAGGCAACTGGAGGCCGTGTTTGAAGATGATCTAGTAGACTCAGCTAGACCTGGGGATAGGGTTAGGTTCACTGGAGTTTTAATGATAAAGCAGGATTCCTTCTTGAGGAAGGGTAGCAGATCTATCTTCGATATTTACCTCAAGGTTATAAACGTCGAAATCTCTCAGAAGGTATTAGACGAAGTCGAGATAACGGACGACGATAAGAAGAAGATAGAGGGCTTAGCAAAGGATCCATGGATTAGAGAGGCCATAATATCATCTATAGCCCCCTCAATTTTCGATCACTGGGAAATTAAGGAGGCTATCGCCTTAGCGTTGTTCGGTGGTGTATCGAGAACGATGGAAGATGGGACGAGGACAAGGGGTGACATACACGTCCTGATTGTGGGTGATCCAGGAACTGCGAAGTCACAGATTCTTCAATTCGCTGCCAGAGTTTCCCCGAGGTCGGTCTATACCACCGGAAAGGGGGCCACGGCTGCTGGTCTTACAGCTGCAGTGGTTAGGGAGAAAAACACAGGGGATTATTATCTCGAAGCCGGTGCCTTAGTCTTGGCTGATGGAGGGATCGCAGTAATCGATGAAATTGATAAGATGAGAGATGAAGATAGGGTAGCCATACACGAGGCTATGGAGCAGCAGACGGTATCCATAGCTAAGGCAGGAATCCTTGCTAAGTTGAACGCTCGAGCTACAATTATAGCAGCAGGAAACCCTAAGTTCGGAAGGTACATTCAAGAGAGAGCTGTAGCAGAGAATATAGACCTTCCCCCCACCATACTTTCAAGATTCGATCTTATCTTTATTCTAATTGATAAACCTGGCTCCGAGGACCAAAACTTGGCCAGTCATATCCTAGATATGCATGGAGGAAAGCAAGTAAGGAATTTTATTCCCGTTGAGGACCTAAAGAAGTATATCGCCTTCGCTAGGAAATATGTGAACCCTCGCTTAAATGATGAGGCCAAGCAACTTTTGGCAGACTTTTACGTGGAGATGAGGAAGAAAAGTAGCGAGAATCCGAGCACCCCGATCCTGATTACTCCAAGACAACTCGAAGCACTCATAAGAATAACCGAGGCTTACGCCAGAATGGCGTTGAGGGAAGAGGCTAATAGAGACGACGCTGAAAGGGCAATAAACATAATGAGGATATTCTTAGAAAGGGTGGGGATTGATGTAGAATCAGGAACACTTGATATAGACACTATCATGACAGGGAAACCGAAGAGTGCCAGGGAGAAAATGGTAAAAATCATAGAAGTAATAGACCAGCTTTCAAAGGACTCTGGATGTGCCAAACTAAAGGATGTGATTAAGGAGTCCGAAAGAGAAGGAATAGAGAGGTCAAGCACGGAGAAAATTATTTCGGAAATGAAGAAAAGTGGCTTAATCTACGAAACAGTGCCAGAGTGCTTCAAAAAGGTTAGCTAG
- a CDS encoding CDP-2,3-bis-(O-geranylgeranyl)-sn-glycerol synthase: protein MYLIRLLLGLVYYFPAFVANGSGPLVKNGTPIDFRKNFQDGRRILGDGKTFEGLLMGLTYGTTVGVVLSFFFGVHWIIISFMEALGAMLGDMAGAFIKRRMNIPRGGRAIFLDQLDFVLGSTALGIISGLRVSLTQFLFVIMVAFIAHITTNVMAYRLRIKSVPW from the coding sequence ATGTATCTAATCCGGCTCCTTTTAGGGTTAGTTTATTATTTTCCAGCATTCGTAGCAAACGGATCAGGTCCGTTAGTTAAGAACGGGACCCCAATAGACTTTAGAAAGAATTTTCAGGATGGAAGAAGAATTTTAGGTGATGGGAAGACGTTTGAAGGTCTTCTCATGGGTCTCACCTATGGGACTACGGTGGGAGTAGTTTTGTCCTTCTTTTTTGGAGTTCATTGGATAATCATTTCCTTCATGGAGGCACTGGGTGCAATGCTTGGAGATATGGCTGGGGCATTCATTAAAAGGAGAATGAACATTCCAAGGGGAGGAAGGGCTATATTTTTAGACCAATTAGACTTCGTCCTAGGATCTACGGCTCTAGGTATTATATCAGGGTTACGCGTAAGTCTTACTCAGTTCTTATTTGTAATAATGGTGGCTTTTATAGCACATATCACAACAAACGTGATGGCATATCGATTAAGAATAAAAAGCGTTCCGTGGTAA
- a CDS encoding AAA family ATPase, producing MGYKHLSITEFLFERGSLISIFGSFGTGKTAIALEVANDLDGIFISSTGNEYKGRVKGKWRSKFVDVTTSYELFVAIVESVKSDPNVIVIDAINRFYRTERKYKQLLMMLNILESARGRVLLTWEMSTNNKVSGHKIMTFYSKDVFRATGRYLIGNGKRCRYVINSYGVMGCI from the coding sequence GTGGGATATAAGCATTTATCCATAACAGAGTTTCTATTCGAGAGAGGTTCCCTAATATCAATTTTTGGGAGCTTTGGAACTGGTAAGACTGCTATTGCACTCGAGGTTGCAAATGACTTAGACGGGATTTTCATTTCATCAACTGGAAATGAATACAAGGGTAGAGTCAAGGGGAAGTGGAGGAGTAAGTTCGTTGATGTGACCACTTCCTACGAGTTATTCGTTGCCATAGTGGAGTCTGTGAAGTCAGATCCCAACGTGATTGTGATAGACGCCATAAACAGATTCTATAGGACTGAGAGAAAATATAAACAACTTTTAATGATGCTCAATATTTTAGAGAGTGCAAGGGGTAGGGTCTTGCTAACTTGGGAGATGTCTACTAATAACAAGGTAAGCGGGCATAAGATCATGACCTTCTATTCTAAGGATGTCTTTAGGGCTACAGGTAGGTACCTAATTGGAAACGGCAAAAGATGTAGATACGTAATAAATTCCTATGGTGTTATGGGATGTATCTAA
- a CDS encoding Clp1/GlmU family protein encodes MRLDVNHDVVMRGPCEIRVIRGRVSILGLYSDYFILPDDTFSVSSHGDSEIETNCQYINTYPSLGLSNISDMIAMSGGKVVVLGESDAGKSYMSKTIYNTSDQFTYIDLDVGQSSLFLPTFVSSLRETKLWFDTPLIFTETFFFGDISPSRDPKRHIEISIKLVENEKNVIVDTDGWLKGGGEVHKRDLISQIDPDYIICMGEETLKLVPKGYSQRILLVKRRNLNKKPKSLRQRKRRQAYRRYFESSNLLKPSNFGRRFNGGRTSCYDARVVNGLLVGLILGDKVVGAGQMVLDEDIGIRTPVAEFDDFVMGLVSLDESWRERRLF; translated from the coding sequence ATGAGACTAGATGTGAATCATGATGTCGTAATGAGAGGTCCCTGCGAGATAAGGGTAATAAGAGGAAGGGTTAGTATACTTGGTCTTTACTCGGACTATTTTATACTGCCTGATGACACGTTCTCCGTTTCGAGTCATGGAGACTCTGAGATAGAGACCAATTGTCAGTACATTAACACTTATCCATCTCTTGGCTTGAGTAATATTAGTGATATGATAGCTATGAGCGGCGGTAAAGTAGTAGTCCTAGGAGAGTCAGATGCTGGAAAAAGCTATATGTCAAAGACTATCTACAACACCTCCGACCAATTTACGTACATTGACCTTGACGTAGGTCAGTCTAGTTTGTTCTTGCCCACCTTCGTATCGTCGCTTAGAGAGACGAAATTGTGGTTTGATACTCCTTTAATTTTTACTGAGACGTTTTTCTTTGGTGATATCTCTCCATCCAGAGATCCAAAAAGGCATATTGAAATATCAATTAAATTAGTTGAAAACGAAAAAAACGTGATAGTAGATACTGACGGTTGGCTAAAAGGCGGAGGAGAGGTCCATAAGAGGGATCTAATCTCACAAATTGACCCTGATTACATTATCTGCATGGGGGAGGAAACTCTGAAACTGGTGCCAAAAGGATATAGTCAAAGGATACTCTTGGTTAAACGCCGTAATCTTAACAAAAAACCCAAATCTTTAAGGCAGAGAAAGAGGAGACAAGCCTATAGAAGATATTTCGAATCGTCGAATTTACTTAAACCATCCAACTTCGGTAGGAGATTCAATGGGGGTAGGACCTCGTGTTACGATGCACGTGTTGTAAATGGATTGCTTGTGGGACTAATCTTAGGTGATAAGGTGGTAGGAGCTGGGCAAATGGTTTTAGACGAAGATATTGGAATAAGAACTCCAGTAGCTGAGTTTGATGATTTTGTAATGGGACTCGTCTCTTTGGATGAGAGCTGGAGGGAGAGAAGACTGTTTTAG
- the tmk gene encoding dTMP kinase has translation MKLIVIEGIDGSGKTTLAQRIGKLLSSKFRVVVTQEPFTEDIKQLLEKYKWKDQVLLALLFSADRRIHVEWMRQQSADLVISDRYFFSTIAYQSVGVDETWLEQLSSVFPRPDMTILLDVPVEVALKRLESKRDTLDFAEKRESLEIVRQNYLKLARKYDFKILDGTLSIDRLTSISIELVQNLLPSSTSLASPGT, from the coding sequence ATGAAACTAATAGTGATAGAGGGGATAGACGGCTCAGGGAAAACCACCTTGGCCCAAAGGATCGGAAAGTTGCTCTCTAGCAAGTTTAGAGTCGTAGTTACTCAAGAGCCCTTCACTGAAGACATTAAGCAACTACTGGAAAAGTACAAGTGGAAGGATCAGGTCCTACTTGCCTTATTGTTCTCTGCTGACAGGCGAATACATGTGGAGTGGATGAGACAGCAAAGCGCAGACCTTGTAATCTCTGATAGATACTTTTTCTCAACTATTGCATATCAATCAGTGGGAGTAGACGAAACATGGTTGGAACAGTTAAGCTCAGTCTTTCCAAGGCCAGACATGACAATACTTTTGGATGTTCCAGTGGAAGTCGCCCTAAAGAGGCTTGAGAGTAAACGGGACACTCTTGACTTCGCCGAAAAGAGAGAGTCTCTAGAAATAGTTCGTCAAAACTACTTAAAACTCGCCAGGAAATACGATTTCAAGATTCTTGATGGAACCCTATCAATAGACAGGTTAACTTCTATTTCGATTGAGCTCGTGCAAAATCTTTTACCCTCTTCAACCTCTCTAGCGAGTCCAGGTACCTAA
- a CDS encoding Sjogren's syndrome/scleroderma autoantigen 1 family protein has translation MSSEQSVKKAAELLRQGASMLSESCPICNSPLYKLRSGEIVCPVHGKVIIARDEDEEKRLKRDIALDYVEQLLVELMNNVVEKLRNDPMNPDVILQVIRYLDSLERLKRVKDFARAQSK, from the coding sequence ATGTCATCCGAACAAAGTGTCAAGAAAGCTGCTGAGCTTCTCAGGCAAGGAGCCTCAATGTTAAGTGAGTCATGCCCAATCTGTAATAGTCCGCTTTACAAACTTAGAAGCGGAGAAATTGTTTGCCCAGTCCATGGTAAGGTCATTATTGCAAGGGACGAGGATGAGGAGAAAAGGCTAAAAAGGGATATAGCACTTGACTACGTAGAGCAGCTCCTAGTGGAGCTCATGAATAACGTTGTAGAGAAGCTGAGAAACGATCCCATGAACCCTGATGTAATTCTACAAGTAATTAGGTACCTGGACTCGCTAGAGAGGTTGAAGAGGGTAAAAGATTTTGCACGAGCTCAATCGAAATAG
- a CDS encoding UPF0147 family protein produces the protein MATLYDNEAKIKQAIVLLQKVVNDTSVPRNIRRAASDAIRNLQDASLSPAVRAANATAILDEISQDPNMPSQTRISIWNVVSILETIRD, from the coding sequence TTGGCAACCCTTTACGATAACGAAGCGAAAATAAAGCAAGCGATTGTATTGCTTCAGAAAGTTGTTAATGATACCAGCGTTCCCAGGAACATTAGGAGGGCAGCGAGCGATGCCATTCGGAACCTCCAGGACGCATCGTTGAGCCCTGCAGTGAGAGCTGCAAACGCTACGGCCATTCTCGATGAGATAAGCCAAGATCCAAACATGCCTTCACAGACAAGAATTTCCATCTGGAACGTTGTCTCGATTCTCGAGACCATAAGGGACTAG
- a CDS encoding cbb3-type cytochrome c oxidase subunit I, with product MGLKEFVVSLFQLDKDWTTRIVMAMLVMGVIWGLLGVIDSLMVRIQETLWGLSGTLVFTPQEYFASITLHAERDLFGFAQQVIYAIFIYFTIKLLNLQPRAKWLLNISFILINTSMMFMEGPIVLAPTFNDNYFSATDWYYISPMGLPNYSNYVVSPLFFYGWILLDAFTYLAGVWIVYHYYIASKQLKEKLPVPLVFFLMNTLLFMIGYSGVTAADVWDVLSFYGVVPINAIANQIAFWIFGHAIVYMAWMPAVGALYLLIPTLANKPLYSDRMGRIAALLYLIFSNNVPIHHLYMVNLPVSIKILQEVLTYAVVVPSMLTFFNLWATVKGAQVKFNVITAFTVTSFSGAIAAGVTGISNATIAFDAIIHNTDWVVSHFHAMILLSIVPAAMAVLYFMIPMMTGKQWFSSKMAWFHWVGYVLGSILFVVGYELQGFEGLVRRAEIYPRVPTLIDAELISTVGAVIAELATLVWFLNLVLTLVKGRNVNLEGMGLGQLIGTVAASLEWPEESINIPTLFSKIMIKKGLSGLWTLGIIGALVIIISMFPLAMSGNTYNALPWVWIVLLSIGIVLISYPVLKGAKSL from the coding sequence ATGGGACTAAAGGAATTTGTCGTGTCTCTATTCCAATTAGATAAGGACTGGACTACTAGAATCGTCATGGCTATGTTGGTCATGGGAGTCATATGGGGTCTTCTAGGTGTTATCGACTCTTTAATGGTTAGAATCCAGGAGACCTTGTGGGGATTAAGCGGAACGCTGGTCTTCACACCTCAGGAGTACTTCGCTAGCATTACGCTTCATGCGGAGAGGGATCTTTTCGGTTTCGCCCAACAGGTGATCTATGCCATATTCATATATTTTACAATTAAATTACTAAATCTTCAACCTAGAGCGAAATGGCTTCTTAACATTTCATTTATCTTAATCAACACTTCCATGATGTTCATGGAGGGTCCCATAGTACTGGCCCCAACGTTCAACGACAACTATTTCAGTGCCACTGACTGGTACTACATTTCCCCGATGGGGTTACCCAATTATTCCAATTACGTGGTTTCGCCGCTTTTCTTCTATGGTTGGATATTATTGGACGCTTTCACCTACCTAGCAGGTGTATGGATAGTATATCACTATTACATAGCGTCCAAGCAACTAAAGGAAAAATTACCCGTCCCCTTGGTTTTCTTCCTAATGAACACGTTACTTTTCATGATAGGCTATTCTGGTGTTACGGCAGCTGATGTCTGGGACGTGCTATCTTTTTATGGAGTAGTTCCAATAAATGCCATAGCCAATCAGATTGCCTTCTGGATCTTCGGCCATGCCATCGTGTATATGGCATGGATGCCAGCTGTAGGTGCGCTCTATTTACTAATTCCTACTCTAGCCAACAAACCCCTTTACAGTGACAGAATGGGAAGAATCGCAGCTTTGCTTTACCTTATATTCTCAAATAATGTCCCCATTCATCACCTTTACATGGTAAATCTCCCTGTCAGTATTAAGATCCTACAGGAGGTTCTAACGTACGCAGTGGTAGTTCCCTCAATGTTGACGTTTTTCAATCTATGGGCCACTGTAAAAGGAGCTCAGGTTAAATTCAACGTGATAACTGCGTTCACTGTTACCTCTTTCTCTGGTGCAATAGCAGCTGGAGTTACGGGAATATCTAACGCTACAATCGCATTTGATGCCATAATACATAACACGGACTGGGTAGTCTCGCACTTCCATGCCATGATTCTCCTCTCCATAGTTCCCGCTGCCATGGCAGTGCTTTACTTCATGATTCCAATGATGACAGGTAAACAGTGGTTCTCGTCCAAGATGGCATGGTTCCATTGGGTCGGCTACGTCTTAGGATCTATTCTTTTCGTCGTAGGTTACGAACTTCAGGGATTTGAGGGATTAGTAAGGAGGGCTGAGATTTATCCTAGAGTTCCCACTCTAATTGATGCTGAGCTCATATCAACCGTCGGCGCAGTTATAGCAGAGCTGGCCACTTTGGTCTGGTTCCTTAATCTAGTCTTGACCCTAGTGAAGGGTAGGAACGTTAACCTTGAAGGCATGGGACTAGGTCAGCTCATTGGAACTGTAGCGGCTTCGCTTGAGTGGCCTGAAGAAAGTATTAATATCCCAACTTTATTCAGTAAAATCATGATAAAGAAAGGATTAAGCGGATTATGGACCTTGGGCATTATAGGAGCTCTTGTAATAATAATAAGTATGTTCCCTCTAGCAATGTCTGGCAATACTTACAATGCCTTGCCGTGGGTATGGATAGTCCTTCTGAGTATTGGAATCGTGTTAATATCCTACCCTGTATTAAAAGGTGCCAAAAGTTTATGA